Proteins found in one Serratia plymuthica genomic segment:
- a CDS encoding sugar glycosyltransferase, translating to MGTFFKQIYRYTHARPFRHNENLWPYVKIKRAASGEIVALHYKRQQVPMAQLATLQGHFSGDILLTATGPSVKNLCLEKFPPMPAMGVNGAYSLQDRVDFRFYVIVDMGFIDQKPEIIGRIIADERLTLFTTVHGVAKIIDRFTLERVKCRFAVIEDAAFKIYRPRITHDELWTAYRDNRDVAFADGRKDIAFNHDIRSGIFDAGTVIYWALQILTFLGFKRLFIIGLDMNNFHQPRFYEAAENKLSTDLESKVDDLVMPSFRHASFQMKAKDITVKNLSVTSAISNEIFEKADPDALFK from the coding sequence ATGGGAACTTTTTTCAAGCAAATATATCGTTATACGCATGCCAGACCCTTTCGGCATAACGAGAATCTCTGGCCCTACGTAAAGATTAAGCGCGCCGCCAGCGGGGAAATCGTCGCGCTGCACTACAAACGACAACAGGTGCCGATGGCGCAACTGGCTACGCTACAGGGGCATTTTTCCGGCGACATCCTGTTGACGGCTACCGGCCCGTCAGTGAAAAACCTTTGCCTGGAAAAATTCCCCCCGATGCCTGCGATGGGGGTCAACGGCGCCTACTCCCTGCAAGACCGCGTCGACTTTAGATTCTATGTCATTGTGGATATGGGATTTATCGACCAGAAACCGGAAATCATCGGCCGTATTATCGCTGACGAGCGGCTAACCTTGTTCACCACGGTGCACGGCGTGGCGAAAATCATCGACAGATTCACCCTGGAACGGGTGAAGTGCCGTTTCGCCGTGATCGAAGACGCCGCATTTAAAATTTATCGGCCCAGAATTACCCATGATGAACTGTGGACGGCTTACCGCGACAATCGCGACGTCGCTTTTGCCGATGGCCGAAAAGACATCGCGTTCAATCACGATATTCGCAGCGGCATCTTTGATGCCGGCACCGTTATTTACTGGGCGCTGCAGATCCTTACTTTCCTCGGCTTCAAGCGGTTATTCATCATCGGTCTGGACATGAATAATTTCCACCAACCGCGTTTTTATGAAGCCGCAGAGAATAAACTTTCCACCGATTTGGAGAGCAAAGTTGACGACCTGGTCATGCCATCATTTCGCCATGCCAGTTTCCAAATGAAAGCAAAAG
- the rfaC gene encoding lipopolysaccharide heptosyltransferase RfaC produces MQVLIVKTSSMGDVLHTLPALTDAMRAIPGIRFDWVVEEGFSQIPTWHPAVDRVIPVAIRRWRKNWFGSETRQERCDFKRLVQERTYDAVIDAQGLIKSAALITRIAKGSKHGQDAKSAREPFASWFYNHRHEIEKQQHAVERTRELFAKSLGYDKPESYGDYAIAARFLSHLPADAGQYLVFLHATTRDEKHWPESHWRELIELIAPSGLKIKLPWGAEHERLRALRLAEGFPHVEVLPKLSLQQVAEVLAGAKGVVSVDTGLSHLTAALDRPNITLFGPTDPGLIGGYGQNQYACRPESGNSMADISAQHVAALIHDRMPV; encoded by the coding sequence ATGCAGGTGTTGATTGTAAAAACCTCCTCGATGGGAGACGTGCTCCATACGCTACCGGCGTTGACCGACGCCATGCGGGCGATCCCCGGCATCCGCTTCGATTGGGTGGTGGAGGAAGGGTTCAGCCAGATCCCCACCTGGCACCCGGCAGTAGACCGCGTGATCCCGGTGGCGATCCGCCGCTGGCGCAAAAACTGGTTTGGCAGCGAGACCCGTCAGGAGCGTTGCGATTTTAAACGTCTGGTGCAGGAGCGCACCTACGACGCGGTGATCGACGCCCAGGGGTTAATCAAGAGCGCCGCCTTGATCACCCGCATCGCCAAAGGCAGCAAGCACGGCCAGGATGCCAAGAGCGCCCGCGAACCCTTTGCCAGCTGGTTCTACAACCACCGTCATGAGATCGAAAAACAGCAGCACGCCGTAGAGCGCACCCGTGAGCTGTTTGCCAAAAGCCTGGGCTACGACAAGCCGGAAAGCTACGGCGATTACGCCATTGCGGCGCGCTTTCTCAGCCACCTGCCGGCCGATGCCGGGCAATACCTGGTGTTTTTGCACGCGACGACCCGCGATGAGAAACATTGGCCTGAGTCGCACTGGCGCGAATTGATTGAGCTGATAGCGCCAAGCGGGCTGAAGATCAAATTGCCATGGGGCGCGGAACACGAACGCCTGCGCGCGCTGCGTTTGGCGGAAGGCTTCCCGCACGTAGAGGTGCTGCCAAAACTCAGCCTGCAGCAGGTCGCCGAGGTGCTGGCAGGCGCGAAAGGCGTGGTCTCGGTCGATACCGGTCTCAGCCACCTGACCGCGGCGCTCGACAGGCCTAACATTACGCTGTTCGGCCCGACGGATCCGGGGTTGATCGGCGGCTATGGGCAAAATCAATATGCCTGCCGACCAGAGTCAGGCAATAGCATGGCGGATATCTCCGCACAGCACGTCGCGGCGCTGATTCACGACAGGATGCCGGTGTAA